A genomic segment from Corylus avellana chromosome ca5, CavTom2PMs-1.0 encodes:
- the LOC132181787 gene encoding uncharacterized protein LOC132181787, with the protein MSIMSWNCRGLGNPRTVRDLCRLVKVKKPEMVFLMETIMGKTKMERIRRRLGFPNMLVVDCVGKSGGLALLWTETIEVEVQNYSSRHINAKVNTKPSVGWWKFTGFYGHPEASKRKEAWGLIRHLATLDPKPWICVGDFNEILYLSEKWGGNGRSRSLMADFQSTLVDCELVDMGFRGPKYTWNNGREGKDFIQERLDRAVVNDRWSSLFPQAEIVVEGSSCSDHLPLFVVFHEQWRRRRTERRFIHEASWEGPEYAAEIANIKLKVQSLMEQEEIKWKQRARVEWLRNGDKNTRFFHACANQRSKSNSIRRVCDLAGNCMETQEAIGDAFVDYFRDLFTSGRPDCMEECLGALDRRITDDMNKRLLRPFTEEEVSTALHQMAPMKAPGPDGFNACFFQKNWNLLGPEVCNAVLFSLNSGVMNKELNSTYITLIPKSNNPLSVSDYRPISLCNVLYKLISKVLANRLKEVLPAIISPYQSAFIPGRLITDNILAAYETLHTMQSRMYGKNGFMAVKLDMSKAYDRVEWVFLEAVMRRMGFANRWINLIMMCVCTAHFSVLVNGTPVGPIIPTRGIRQGDPISPYLFILCAEALSGLLSRGDREGFLRGVPTSKMGPRLNHLFFADDSLLFCRADVAHWHRLTGVLKLYERASGQKLNATKTAIFFSRNTTDADKEDVLAIAAIPATQRYDTYLGLPALVGKSRIKEFKAILSRVEKRLNDWKLKFLSQAGKEILLKAVVQAIPTYSMSVFKIPKELCNNINSLMQKFWWGHKTNESRIHWMSWGRLGLNKVKGGMGFREFGCFNKALLAKQVWRLWKSPDSLVARILKAKYFPRCEVLDASVGTKPSYAWRSIISSKNLIHEGLFWRIGNGAKACIWGDKWVPLPNSFRIQSPPTPEFHDSKVCALIDEDSGWWNSRLLGQLFNEEEVAAIQSLPLSSTSQADMLIWRGTANGIFSVKSAYHLAKEVEDRDKAGCSMGLHKSDVWKLIWKLKIPNVEKNFIWRACQDILPTRDNLLRRRIAEEPIAVGEMVRVEESAHVSGVEGEGLVEVGGGVADAVVGRESCRGWWDRGGEVEEVVAQDLGSPCDLVFHRVGGWVRGETGKERFYIGF; encoded by the exons atgagcATAATgagttggaactgccgggggcttgggaacccccggACAGTTCGTGACCTCTGCCGGTTGGTGAAGGTAAAGAAACCCGAAATGGTTTTTCTTATGGAAACGATCATGGGGAAAACGAAAATGGAGCGGATTCGGAGAAGATTGGGTTTTCCCAATATGTTAGTTGTTGATTGTGTGGGCAAAAGTGGGGGGTTGGCGCTCCTATGGACAGAGACAATTGAGGTGGAGGTTCAAAACTACAGTTCGCGTCACATTAATGCAAAAGTAAACACAAAACCTTCGGTGGGATGGTGGAAATTTACGGGCTTTTATGGGCACCCGGAGGCGAGTAAAAGGAAGGAAGCTTGGGGCCTTATTCGACATCTTGCAACTTTGGATCCTAAGCCTTGGATTTGTGTgggggatttcaatgaaatcCTTTATTTATCTGAAAAATGGGGAGGGAATGGCCGGAGTAGAAGTCTAATGGCTGATTTCCAATCTACTTTGGTAGATTGTGAATTAGTGGACATGGGCTTTAGGGGACCTAAATATACATGGAATAATGGAAGGGAGGGCAAAGATTTTATTCAAGAACGGTTGGATAGAGCTGTAGTTAATGATAGATGGAGCTCCCTATTCCCCCAGGCGGAAATTGTGGTGGAGGGTTCAAGCTGCTCTGATCATTTACCATTGTTTGTGGTGTTCCATGAACAGTGGCGAAGGAGAAGAACAGAACGTCGGTTTATTCATGAAGCATCTTGG GAGGGACCGGAGTATGCTGCTGAAATTGCAAATATCAAACTTAAGGTGCAGTCTTTAATGGAGCAAGAGGAGATTAAATGGAAACAACGTGCGAGGGTGGAGTGGCTACGGAATGGAGACAAAAATACTCGGTTTTTCCATGCATGTGCAAATCAGCGAAGCAAATCCAATTCAATCCGAAGGGTGTGTGATCTAGCAGGGAACTGTATGGAGACTCAAGAAGCCATTGGAGATGCTTTTGTAGACTACTTCAGAGATTTATTTACTTCTGGAAGACCGGATTGCATGGAGGAATGTTTAGGGGCACTCGACCGACGAATCACAGACGATATGAATAAGAGGCTGCTGCGCCCATTTACGGAAGAGGAGGTCAGTACAGCTCTCCATCAAATGGCTCCTATGAAGGCCCCGGGACCGGATGGTTTTAACGcttgttttttccaaaaaaattggaatttgctTGGACCGGAGGTTTGCAATGCTGTACTTTTTTCTCTAAATTCTGGAGTGATGAATAAAGAATTAAATTCTACGTATATAACCTTGATACCTAAATCCAATAATCCTTTGTCTGTTTCGGATTATCGTCCCATTAGCCTGTGTAATGTCCTTTATAAGTTGATTTCTAAGGTGTTGGCTAACAGGCTAAAAGAAGTGTTGCCTGCTATCATTTCTCCATACCAAAGCGCCTTTATTCCAGGGCGTCTTATTACAGACAATATTTTAGCAGCCTACGAAACTCTTCATACCATGCAATCTAGGATGTATGGGAAGAATGGTTTCATGGCTGTTAAGTTGGATATGAGTAAGGCGTACGACCGAGTGGAATGGGTTTTTTTGGAGGCAGTAATGAGGAGAATGGGGTTTGCAAATAGATGGATTAATCTCATCATGATGTGTGTCTGTACGGCTCATTTTTCAGTGTTGGTTAATGGAACCCCTGTGGGACCAATTATTCCCACACGGGGTATACGTCAAGGAGATCCTATCTCGCCTTACCTTTTTATCCTCTGTGCGGAAGCACTTAGTGGCCTGCTGTCCCGAGGGGATCGTGAAGGATTTTTGAGGGGTGTTCCTACCTCTAAGATGGGCCCTCGGCTGAATCACCTTTTTTTCGCTGATGATAGCTTATTGTTTTGCAGAGCTGATGTTGCACACTGGCACCGTTTGACTGGTGTATTGAAGCTCTATGAACGAGCTTCCGGCCAAAAGTTGAATGCTACCAAAACTGCAATTTTCTTTAGCCGAAATACAACGGATGCAGACAAGGAAGATGTCCTCGCAATCGCTGCTATTCCGGCGACCCAAAGATATGATACCTACCTAGGACTTCCGGCGTTGGTTGGGAAGTCTCGAATAAAGGAGTTTAAGGCTATTCTAAGCCGGGTGGAAAAACGTCTTAACGATTGGAAGCTCAAATTTCTATCGCAGGCGGGAAAGGAGATTTTACTGAAGGCGGTGGTGCAAGCAATCCCGACGTACAGTATGAGCGTGTTTAAAATTCCAAAAGAGTTATGTAACAACATAAACTCTTTGATgcagaagttttggtggggtcacaAAACTAATGAAAGCCgaatccattggatgagttggggacGGTTGGGACTTAACAAGGTGAAGGGAGGAATGGGGTTTCGGGAATTTGGGTGTTTTAATAAGGCACTCTTGGCCAAACAAGTGTGGCGCCTATGGAAATCACCTGATAGTCTCGTGGCAAGGATTTTGAAGGCTAAATATTTTCCAAGGTGTGAGGTGCTGGATGCTTCTGTGGGGACGAAGCCTTCGTACGCTTGGAGGAGCATTATCAGCTCAAAAAATCTTATACATGAAGGACTGTTCTGGCGGATAGGTAATGGAGCTAAGGCCTGCATTTGGGGTGACAAGTGGGTACCTTTGCCGAACAGTTTTAGGATCCAATCCCCCCCAACCCCGGAATTTCATGACTCCAAGGTGTGTGCTTTAATTGATGAGGACTCTGGCTGGTGGAATTCAAGACTACTCGGACAGTTGTTCAATGAGGAAGAAGTTGCAGCTATTCAATCTCTCCCCTTGAGCAGTACAAGCCAAGCGGACATGCTGATATGGAGGGGAACGGCTAATGGTATATTCTCGGTAAAAAGTGCCTATCACCTAGCTAAAGAGGTGGAAGATCGAGATAAGGCTGGATGCTCAATGGGTTTACATAAGAGTGATGTATGGAAACTGATTTGGAAGTTAAAAATTCCAAATGTGGAGAAGAACTTCATATGGCGTGCATGTCAAGATATATTACCAACTCGGGACAATCTCTTGCGTCGTAGAATT GCCGAAGAGCCAATCGCGGTCGGCGAGATGGTGAGAGTCGAGGAGTCCGCGCATGTCAGTGGGGTTGAAGGAGAAGGGCTCGTTGAGGTCGGGGGGGGAGTAGCCGACGCAGTGGTTGGGCGAGAGAGTTGTCGGGGCTGGTGGGATCGGGGCGGCgaggtggaggaggtggttGCGCAGGACCTTGGCTCGCCTTGCGACTTGGTCTTCCATCGTGTGGGCGGGTGGGTGCGTGGGGAAACTGGGAAGGAGCGCTTTTATATAGGCTTCTGA